A region of Pontiella agarivorans DNA encodes the following proteins:
- a CDS encoding tagaturonate reductase: MERIEQKRMTASLPPERVLQFGEGNFLRAFIDWMFHRMNESGVFGGSAVVVQPLENGQVDLLNEQQGLYTLYLRGIQNGEQVDDHEVIRSISRGINPYSDWEGFLETAANPDMRFVVSNTTEAGIAYQRVEPPDSCPATFPAKLTAWLVRRFEQLGGSADSAMIFLPCELINYNGRKLKECILKHSADWKLGGDFEAWIENDCIFLSTLVDRIVPGYPHDEAEAMQRELGYTDHLICTGEIFHLLVIEGPEELKAELPFHKAGLNVVWTDDMQPYRNLKVSILNGAHTSSVLAAYLGGLDIVREMVEDGLFGRYVQAVLFNEIIPTLDVEREEAEVYAGAVLERFRNPFIRHELLSISLNSVSKWKVRVLPSVKNYMAEFGKVPSLLAFSMAALIAFYKGDLRDSYEPKDDPAVLEFFRTAWSGSEVVARVLEHTDFWGEDLTALPGFELEVSKALGRILHGGMREAVKDWLDHEDA, from the coding sequence ATGGAACGAATTGAGCAAAAGAGGATGACGGCTTCATTGCCGCCGGAACGGGTACTGCAGTTTGGGGAAGGTAATTTTCTGCGGGCGTTTATCGACTGGATGTTCCACCGCATGAACGAGAGCGGGGTGTTCGGAGGCAGTGCTGTGGTGGTTCAGCCGCTGGAAAACGGGCAGGTGGATTTGCTGAATGAACAGCAGGGTCTTTATACACTTTATCTGCGGGGAATTCAGAATGGTGAACAGGTGGACGATCATGAAGTGATCCGTTCAATCAGCCGGGGAATCAATCCTTATTCCGACTGGGAAGGTTTTCTGGAAACAGCGGCCAATCCGGATATGCGTTTTGTGGTTTCGAATACGACGGAGGCGGGTATTGCCTATCAGCGTGTGGAACCGCCGGATTCCTGTCCCGCAACCTTTCCGGCAAAACTGACCGCCTGGCTCGTCCGGCGTTTTGAACAGCTTGGGGGCTCCGCAGATTCCGCGATGATTTTTCTGCCGTGCGAACTGATCAACTATAACGGCCGCAAATTGAAGGAGTGCATTCTGAAGCATTCTGCGGACTGGAAACTGGGCGGGGATTTTGAGGCCTGGATTGAAAACGACTGTATTTTTCTCAGTACGCTGGTGGACCGTATTGTGCCGGGTTATCCGCACGATGAAGCTGAGGCGATGCAGCGCGAACTTGGGTATACGGATCATCTGATCTGTACGGGCGAGATTTTTCATCTGCTGGTGATTGAAGGGCCTGAAGAGCTGAAAGCCGAGCTGCCGTTTCATAAGGCGGGACTGAATGTGGTTTGGACGGACGATATGCAGCCGTACCGGAATCTGAAGGTCAGTATTCTGAACGGTGCTCATACATCAAGTGTGCTGGCGGCTTATCTGGGCGGTCTGGATATTGTACGTGAGATGGTAGAGGACGGGCTTTTCGGAAGGTACGTGCAGGCGGTTCTGTTTAATGAGATTATTCCGACACTGGATGTGGAACGGGAAGAAGCGGAGGTCTATGCAGGGGCGGTACTGGAACGGTTTAGGAATCCGTTCATTCGGCATGAGCTGCTTTCCATCAGTCTGAATTCGGTTTCAAAATGGAAGGTACGGGTGTTGCCCTCGGTGAAAAATTATATGGCTGAATTCGGCAAAGTCCCTTCGTTGCTTGCCTTTTCAATGGCGGCACTGATTGCCTTTTATAAAGGAGATCTGCGGGACAGTTATGAACCGAAGGATGATCCGGCGGTTCTCGAATTCTTCCGAACGGCCTGGTCGGGGTCTGAGGTGGTTGCGCGGGTACTGGAACATACGGATTTCTGGGGCGAGGATCTTACGGCTCTGCCGGGATTCGAGCTGGAAGTTTCAAAAGCGCTGGGTCGGATTCTGCATGGAGGAATGCGTGAAGCGGTAAAAGACTGGTTGGATCATGAAGACGCTTAA
- a CDS encoding UxaA family hydrolase, whose product MKTLKINERDNVAVVISDDSDKIPRGHKTALVPIEKGEAVIKYGFPIGYATETIEAGDWVHDHNVKTGLSGVQEYPYEPDFRLPGRIADGKTFMGYPRANGDVGIRNELWIVPTVGCVNGLAEKAAARLCAEGLPDNVDDVVVLAHPYGCSQLGDDHEASRTILSALVKHPNAGGVLVVGLGCENNTMKEFRELVGEVDGDRVKFLVTQAVEDELEACGRLLHELCETAAKDRRGPVPVSKLRIGLKCGGSDAFSGLTANALVGAVSDRLIARGGSAVLTEIPEAFGAETILFNRCVSKAVFDEAVNVVNDFKEYFLSHGEPVGENPSPGNKAGGITTLEDKSLGCVQKGGTAPLNDVLRYGARVRKNGLTLLEGPGNDIVAVTALAAAGCHMVLFTTGRGTPLGGPVPVVKIASNSALAERKKNWIDFNAGVLMEGRTMDGLGDAFFDDLVDVASGRKTRSEENGYRDFAIWKQGVTL is encoded by the coding sequence ATGAAGACGCTTAAAATCAATGAACGCGATAACGTCGCCGTCGTTATCTCCGACGATTCGGATAAAATTCCAAGAGGGCATAAAACAGCCCTGGTTCCGATTGAAAAAGGAGAGGCGGTCATTAAATACGGTTTTCCGATCGGCTATGCGACCGAGACGATCGAAGCCGGTGACTGGGTGCATGACCATAATGTGAAGACGGGGTTGTCCGGGGTGCAGGAATATCCGTATGAACCGGACTTCCGGCTGCCGGGACGTATTGCGGATGGAAAAACCTTTATGGGGTATCCTCGGGCCAATGGGGATGTCGGGATACGCAATGAACTCTGGATTGTTCCGACGGTCGGATGTGTGAACGGGCTGGCGGAAAAGGCGGCGGCGCGGCTTTGTGCGGAAGGTTTGCCGGATAATGTGGATGATGTGGTTGTTCTGGCACATCCGTACGGCTGTTCCCAGCTGGGGGATGATCATGAAGCTTCGCGGACGATTCTCTCGGCATTGGTGAAGCATCCGAATGCCGGAGGTGTGCTGGTGGTTGGTCTGGGGTGTGAAAACAACACCATGAAAGAGTTCCGGGAGCTGGTCGGGGAAGTGGATGGGGACCGGGTTAAATTTCTGGTGACACAGGCGGTGGAGGACGAGCTGGAAGCATGCGGGAGATTGCTGCATGAACTGTGCGAAACGGCGGCAAAAGACCGGCGCGGGCCGGTGCCGGTTTCCAAACTTCGGATCGGTCTGAAGTGCGGCGGGTCGGATGCTTTTTCGGGGCTGACAGCCAATGCGCTGGTCGGCGCGGTTTCGGACCGTTTGATTGCTCGCGGTGGTTCGGCCGTGCTGACCGAGATTCCTGAAGCATTCGGTGCGGAAACGATACTGTTCAACCGGTGCGTATCAAAAGCCGTGTTCGATGAGGCGGTGAATGTGGTGAACGATTTCAAGGAATATTTTTTATCCCACGGTGAACCGGTGGGAGAAAATCCGTCGCCGGGCAATAAGGCCGGCGGGATTACGACGCTGGAAGATAAATCGCTCGGTTGTGTGCAGAAGGGCGGAACCGCGCCGTTGAACGATGTGCTGCGTTACGGTGCGCGGGTTCGGAAAAACGGGCTGACTCTGCTGGAGGGTCCCGGTAATGACATTGTGGCTGTCACTGCGCTGGCGGCGGCGGGCTGTCATATGGTGCTGTTTACCACCGGGCGGGGCACGCCGTTGGGCGGACCGGTTCCGGTGGTGAAAATTGCTTCCAATTCGGCGTTGGCCGAGCGGAAGAAAAACTGGATTGATTTCAATGCAGGTGTGCTGATGGAAGGCCGGACGATGGATGGTCTGGGGGATGCGTTTTTTGACGATCTGGTCGATGTGGCCTCAGGACGTAAAACGCGGTCGGAAGAAAACGGATATCGGGATTTTGCCATTTGGAAACAGGGAGTGACATTGTGA
- a CDS encoding glycoside hydrolase family 2 protein encodes MKKVLVVLGAWIAWGASAQHAERVYLSGKGPSDAVEWDFFCSEGRKSGEWTKIPVPSNWEQQGFGGYAYGHDTPKGEHDETGTYRTTFLVPKAWKDKHVRIVFEGAMNETSVKVNGKVAGAPNEGGYLPFRYNLDENELKYGEVNELEVLVKKRPENVSLDRAERKGDYWVFGGIYRPVYLEVLPKMFIDRVAIDAQADGTFRMDVFPQIYDYGKLRKGHLMEQVDEVVARIQTLDGEPVGEMMSARMYGGAGMVRLEGRVNNPNLWSPEFPNLYAVKVSLRKEGRVLFEKTERFGFRTFELRPEDGLYLNGKKIRIQGVNRNVFDPQTARAVNKEDVWNEARAIKAMNVNMVRSHMPATTEFMNACDELGLFVIVELCTWSTPVIDTPIARNLVFELVAKYQNHPSVLFWANGNEGGFNLEVGGLYHLLDIQRRPVLHPWLHNEALDTMHYPAYKQLVERLRGPRVYMPTEFMHGLYDGGMGAGLEDYWEAIRKSAYGAGGILWCWKDAAIARTDRGGKLDTFGNRSADGVVGPNGEKEASYFTVREIWSPIQIPVETLPNDFSGTLPVENRYYDTSLNRCTLEWELVDYSGPYDAKASINVLEKGRLQGPNVEPGKTGAIKLPLPADWRNADALKLRAFGVNGVEVMQWTWPISTSQTERKTMAGVKPEPLKGKPFDIQMGETLWSFSPETGQLLNCTVGDHVVGPVSGPNLYAGISDQAFDFTFDWNATVVKQNDAIVIESKSRDGASSFRWTLAPGGLVQLDYSFAPIESPVIYCAVGFDLPEEEVQSKRWLGDGPFRIWGNRRKGPQYGLWENEYNDAITGVTWEYPEFKGIFSDVEWMRLSLKGGHSLLIKSPAPAEVGVLIPKNSEGPRGDRKHPTGPSNAMWDYPESGGLFLFHKLPPVGTKSKDISLLGPQSGLVKRSEQITGRVTFHSFE; translated from the coding sequence ATGAAAAAAGTGCTGGTTGTTTTAGGTGCATGGATTGCATGGGGCGCTTCGGCACAGCATGCTGAGCGGGTTTATCTGAGCGGTAAAGGGCCGTCGGATGCGGTTGAGTGGGATTTCTTCTGCTCGGAAGGTCGGAAGAGCGGAGAGTGGACGAAGATTCCGGTGCCGTCGAATTGGGAGCAGCAGGGGTTCGGCGGCTATGCCTATGGACATGATACACCAAAAGGGGAGCACGATGAAACGGGCACCTATCGGACAACATTCCTGGTTCCGAAGGCGTGGAAAGACAAGCATGTGCGTATTGTTTTTGAGGGGGCGATGAATGAGACGTCAGTTAAAGTTAATGGTAAGGTTGCCGGCGCGCCCAATGAAGGCGGGTATCTTCCGTTCCGGTATAATCTGGACGAAAACGAGCTGAAATATGGCGAAGTGAACGAGCTTGAAGTGCTGGTTAAAAAGCGTCCGGAGAATGTGAGTCTGGACCGGGCGGAGCGGAAAGGTGATTACTGGGTATTCGGCGGAATTTATCGTCCGGTCTATCTGGAGGTGTTGCCGAAAATGTTCATTGATCGTGTTGCCATTGATGCGCAGGCTGACGGCACATTCAGAATGGACGTTTTTCCGCAGATTTATGATTACGGGAAACTGCGCAAGGGCCATCTTATGGAGCAGGTGGACGAGGTGGTTGCCCGAATCCAGACGCTGGATGGTGAGCCCGTCGGCGAAATGATGTCAGCACGTATGTACGGCGGGGCAGGAATGGTACGTCTGGAAGGCCGTGTGAATAATCCGAATCTATGGTCGCCGGAATTTCCGAATCTGTATGCCGTTAAAGTCAGTCTTCGAAAAGAGGGTCGGGTACTTTTTGAAAAAACGGAACGTTTCGGATTCCGTACGTTTGAACTGAGACCGGAAGACGGGCTTTATCTGAATGGGAAAAAGATTCGTATTCAGGGCGTGAACCGGAATGTGTTTGATCCGCAAACTGCTCGCGCGGTGAACAAAGAGGACGTGTGGAATGAGGCCCGTGCAATCAAGGCCATGAATGTGAATATGGTCCGTTCCCATATGCCGGCCACCACTGAATTTATGAATGCCTGCGATGAGCTGGGCCTGTTTGTTATTGTGGAGCTTTGCACCTGGAGTACTCCTGTGATTGATACGCCGATTGCACGTAATCTTGTTTTTGAACTGGTCGCTAAATATCAGAATCATCCGAGTGTCCTATTCTGGGCGAATGGTAATGAAGGCGGGTTCAATCTTGAGGTGGGCGGGTTGTATCATCTTCTGGATATTCAGCGTCGGCCTGTGCTTCATCCGTGGCTCCATAATGAGGCGTTGGATACGATGCATTATCCGGCTTATAAACAGTTGGTTGAGCGGCTTCGCGGACCGCGGGTTTATATGCCTACCGAGTTTATGCACGGATTATACGATGGCGGTATGGGAGCCGGGCTGGAGGATTATTGGGAGGCTATCCGTAAGTCAGCCTATGGTGCCGGCGGCATTCTCTGGTGCTGGAAAGATGCCGCGATTGCCCGGACGGATCGGGGCGGAAAACTGGACACTTTCGGAAACCGTTCTGCAGATGGGGTGGTTGGGCCGAACGGTGAAAAGGAAGCCAGTTATTTTACAGTACGCGAAATCTGGTCGCCGATACAGATTCCTGTTGAAACGCTGCCGAATGATTTTTCCGGAACGCTGCCGGTTGAAAACCGTTATTACGATACCTCGCTGAATCGCTGTACTCTGGAATGGGAACTGGTGGATTATTCCGGACCCTACGACGCGAAGGCTTCGATAAACGTTCTGGAAAAGGGCCGCTTGCAGGGACCGAATGTAGAGCCGGGGAAAACCGGTGCAATTAAACTACCTCTTCCGGCCGACTGGCGCAATGCTGATGCGTTGAAACTCCGCGCATTCGGCGTGAATGGCGTTGAGGTTATGCAGTGGACCTGGCCGATTTCTACTTCTCAGACTGAACGGAAAACGATGGCGGGGGTTAAGCCGGAACCGTTGAAGGGGAAACCTTTTGATATTCAAATGGGCGAAACGCTGTGGTCTTTTTCTCCGGAAACCGGACAGTTGTTAAACTGTACGGTCGGCGATCATGTTGTCGGGCCCGTTTCCGGACCGAATCTCTATGCCGGAATTTCTGATCAGGCCTTTGATTTTACATTCGATTGGAACGCCACGGTTGTTAAACAGAACGACGCCATAGTAATTGAATCAAAGAGTCGTGATGGAGCTTCGTCGTTCCGCTGGACGCTGGCGCCGGGTGGCCTGGTTCAACTCGACTATTCATTTGCTCCGATTGAATCTCCGGTGATCTATTGTGCAGTTGGTTTTGATCTGCCCGAAGAGGAGGTTCAAAGCAAGCGCTGGCTGGGTGATGGTCCGTTCCGTATTTGGGGAAACCGGCGGAAAGGTCCGCAATATGGGCTGTGGGAAAATGAATACAACGATGCCATCACCGGGGTGACCTGGGAATATCCGGAATTCAAGGGAATATTCAGTGATGTGGAATGGATGCGCTTGAGCCTGAAAGGCGGGCATTCACTGCTTATCAAATCGCCTGCTCCCGCTGAAGTCGGTGTACTGATTCCGAAAAATTCGGAAGGTCCGCGAGGAGACCGGAAGCATCCGACCGGTCCGAGCAATGCGATGTGGGATTATCCCGAATCCGGTGGGTTGTTCTTGTTTCATAAGCTGCCGCCGGTCGGCACGAAATCAAAAGATATTTCGCTGCTGGGTCCACAGAGTGGGCTCGTAAAACGGTCTGAACAGATCACCGGCCGTGTTACGTTTCACTCTTTTGAATAG
- a CDS encoding sulfatase-like hydrolase/transferase, with the protein MNYKKKYLMTGWLLAFSFLVLMTVADSAQKRPNLLFILSDDQGWGDIGFHDPALYSPNLDRLAEQNLELTHHYAAPQCTPSRVSFLTGRYAQRFGPQAIIAGYNVQAIPFGTPTLASLLKAQGYDTALIGKWHLGSVPGQHPNLWGFDYSYGSLGGAVGVYDHRYRLRKKDYVNTWHRNGELIPGHENGKPYEEGTHVTDLITKDAIRFLKQKREQPFFLYLAYTAVHTPLAEEDKWFKDPEGKIQKIKDESRRLMAASVHHLDDAVGQVLQALAETGVLENTIVVYSSDNGGVAGGHQGGGYAEPNPDLKPGYSSNGELRSGKTHVYEGGIRVPTIVSWPGVLGKGVIDDPVHICDWLPTFGKIAGVELPSNLDGRDILPVLKGEPAEPRGFYWARGKQIPWSRRAVRRGGWKLVNEGQSWALYHLETDPGEQKNLAEKYPEKVKSLLDFYESEAAKDEGRPLMSVWIKGPKTVTSGRDAVFELVCSEPMKLMKDDLYIDGAEVTAIEHRGKTVSVTVQSTGKPQIILQVKEGVIKNENGRVNQPSSPFRCAVEKGN; encoded by the coding sequence ATGAATTACAAAAAAAAATATCTGATGACCGGATGGCTGCTTGCGTTCAGTTTTCTCGTACTGATGACGGTTGCTGATTCGGCGCAGAAACGTCCAAACCTTCTTTTCATTCTATCGGATGATCAGGGCTGGGGGGATATCGGATTTCATGATCCGGCGCTTTATTCTCCGAATCTGGACCGGCTGGCGGAACAGAACCTGGAGCTTACGCATCACTATGCGGCACCGCAATGCACTCCGAGCAGAGTTTCGTTTCTGACTGGACGTTATGCGCAACGGTTCGGTCCGCAGGCGATTATTGCGGGGTATAATGTACAGGCTATTCCGTTTGGGACACCAACGTTGGCGAGTCTCCTCAAAGCACAGGGGTACGACACTGCATTAATCGGAAAGTGGCACCTGGGTTCGGTTCCGGGACAGCATCCGAATTTATGGGGATTTGATTATTCCTATGGATCACTTGGAGGTGCTGTCGGAGTGTATGACCATCGCTACCGGTTACGCAAAAAAGACTATGTCAACACCTGGCACCGTAACGGTGAGCTGATTCCGGGGCATGAAAATGGAAAGCCCTATGAAGAGGGAACCCATGTGACCGATCTTATCACGAAAGATGCAATCCGCTTTTTAAAACAGAAACGAGAGCAGCCTTTTTTTCTCTATTTAGCGTATACTGCGGTGCATACCCCGCTGGCGGAAGAGGATAAATGGTTTAAGGACCCTGAAGGGAAAATTCAGAAAATAAAAGATGAAAGTCGTCGGTTGATGGCGGCTTCGGTGCATCATCTTGATGATGCCGTCGGGCAGGTGCTGCAGGCGTTGGCAGAGACCGGAGTGCTGGAGAATACAATAGTGGTCTATTCATCAGACAATGGCGGAGTGGCTGGTGGACATCAAGGAGGAGGGTACGCAGAACCGAATCCGGATCTGAAACCCGGGTACAGCAGTAACGGCGAACTGCGTTCCGGAAAAACCCATGTATATGAAGGTGGAATTCGTGTTCCAACCATTGTCAGTTGGCCGGGGGTGCTGGGAAAAGGTGTGATTGATGATCCGGTGCATATTTGCGACTGGCTTCCAACCTTTGGAAAAATAGCGGGGGTGGAGCTTCCGAGTAATCTTGATGGAAGGGATATTCTTCCTGTGCTCAAGGGAGAGCCGGCGGAACCGCGCGGTTTTTACTGGGCGCGCGGAAAACAGATTCCGTGGTCCAGGCGCGCTGTGCGCCGGGGAGGCTGGAAGCTGGTTAATGAGGGGCAGTCGTGGGCGCTGTATCATTTAGAGACGGATCCCGGGGAGCAGAAAAATCTGGCGGAAAAATATCCGGAGAAAGTGAAGTCGCTATTGGATTTTTATGAATCCGAAGCGGCAAAAGACGAAGGGCGGCCGTTGATGTCGGTCTGGATCAAGGGGCCGAAGACGGTTACTTCGGGACGCGATGCGGTATTTGAGCTGGTTTGCAGTGAGCCCATGAAGTTGATGAAAGATGATTTATACATCGATGGCGCTGAAGTAACGGCGATTGAACATCGTGGAAAAACGGTGAGTGTTACGGTGCAGTCGACGGGAAAACCTCAGATTATTTTACAGGTCAAAGAAGGGGTAATTAAAAATGAAAACGGGCGGGTAAACCAGCCTTCGAGCCCGTTTCGGTGTGCGGTTGAAAAAGGAAACTGA
- a CDS encoding glycoside hydrolase family 2 protein: MRCRLAIVSLVLGMMSPVFGASTAERVYLSGKGPSDAVEWDFFCSNGRKSGEWTKIPVPSNWEQQGFGEYNYGHEPAAEKADETGRYKTTFFVPKEWKDKHVRLVFEGSMTQTEVTINGKQAGFPNYGGYLPFRYILDKTKLKYGEENTLEVLVKKKPDNDSLDQAERKADYWVFGGIYRPVYLEVLPREFVNRVAIDAQMDGTFKMDVFPQVQQPTKFREEFKEYVDELTAQIQTLDGENVGKPMLAPIYGSAGRIRFENHIKKPALWSPEHPNLYQVKLTLKHKGKVLSTTIERFGFRTFEHRLGDGLYLNGKRILIKGVNRNVFDPQHGRAIDAERVWREAREIKAMNANLVRSHMPPTMEFMRACDELGLMVITELCNWHDPVIDTPVARNLVYELVTTYQNHPSVIIWANGNENGFNLEVDELYHLYDLQNRPIIHPWAYFEGMNTKHYPDWKEFQLRLSHDKVYLPTEFLHGLYDGGHGAGLQDYWDAIKASPIAAGGVLWCWADAAIARTDRNGMLDTDGNHSADGIVGPNGEKEASYYSIREIWSPIQIAMKTLPDNFSGKIPLENQFYETRLDACSFEWKLVNHTGPFETAKSSVQAEGRVKGPKIKPGKTGELKLRFPDNWQNATALELRAFSSDGREIMQWAWPIRSPEIKGAEAVVRQAEDNLFEIKAGKTTWKFSPETGQLLNCSAEGFGRGPVLYAGTLDGALEFSRIWKTSVVKKGNSVVVRSICEDASFSWTVQPDGSAVLDYDFSAPTNELVYAAIGFDLEETAVASKRWLGQGPDRIWGNRLRGPQFGLWDNEYNDHIVGVNWGETPFKGIFGNVDWMQLNLKSGKSLLVDTDYAAVGVLRPANAEGERDKHGPTSPVHAWWHYPETGGLYLFHKLPGTGTKFANAWELGPQGCPELLKRSIAGKVSFMVR; encoded by the coding sequence ATGAGATGCAGGTTAGCGATAGTCAGTTTGGTGTTGGGTATGATGAGTCCCGTCTTTGGAGCATCAACTGCTGAGCGGGTTTATCTGAGCGGTAAAGGGCCGTCGGATGCAGTTGAATGGGATTTCTTTTGTTCCAATGGTCGGAAAAGCGGGGAGTGGACGAAGATTCCGGTGCCGTCGAACTGGGAACAGCAGGGGTTCGGCGAATACAACTATGGCCATGAACCGGCTGCAGAAAAAGCAGACGAAACGGGCCGCTATAAAACCACCTTTTTTGTTCCGAAGGAATGGAAAGATAAACATGTGCGTCTGGTGTTTGAAGGATCCATGACGCAGACCGAGGTGACGATTAACGGTAAGCAGGCCGGGTTCCCGAACTATGGCGGCTATCTTCCGTTCCGCTATATTCTGGATAAAACCAAGCTGAAATACGGTGAAGAAAATACTCTCGAAGTACTGGTGAAGAAGAAACCGGATAACGACAGTCTGGATCAGGCGGAGCGTAAGGCGGATTACTGGGTATTCGGCGGGATCTACCGGCCGGTTTATCTGGAAGTGCTGCCGCGTGAATTTGTGAACCGGGTGGCGATCGATGCGCAGATGGACGGCACGTTTAAAATGGATGTTTTTCCACAGGTGCAGCAGCCCACCAAATTCCGCGAGGAGTTTAAGGAATACGTGGATGAACTTACCGCGCAGATCCAGACGCTGGACGGGGAGAATGTCGGAAAGCCGATGTTAGCTCCCATTTATGGTTCGGCCGGTCGCATCCGTTTTGAAAACCACATTAAAAAACCGGCGCTGTGGTCGCCGGAACATCCGAACCTGTATCAGGTGAAACTGACGTTGAAGCACAAGGGGAAGGTGCTGTCTACAACGATTGAACGTTTCGGTTTCCGGACATTTGAGCACCGGCTGGGTGACGGACTTTATCTGAATGGAAAACGTATTCTGATCAAAGGGGTGAATCGCAATGTGTTTGATCCGCAGCATGGCCGGGCGATTGATGCAGAGCGGGTCTGGCGCGAAGCGCGTGAGATCAAGGCGATGAATGCCAATCTGGTACGTTCCCATATGCCGCCGACTATGGAATTTATGAGGGCGTGTGATGAGCTGGGTCTGATGGTGATCACGGAGCTGTGCAACTGGCATGATCCGGTGATTGATACACCGGTTGCACGTAATCTGGTGTATGAGCTGGTTACAACCTATCAGAATCATCCGTCGGTGATTATCTGGGCGAACGGCAATGAAAACGGATTTAATCTGGAAGTGGATGAACTGTATCATCTTTACGATCTGCAGAATCGTCCGATCATTCATCCATGGGCCTATTTTGAAGGGATGAATACCAAGCATTATCCGGATTGGAAGGAATTCCAGCTGCGTTTGAGTCACGATAAGGTTTATCTGCCGACCGAGTTTCTGCATGGCCTTTATGACGGGGGTCACGGGGCCGGACTGCAGGACTACTGGGATGCGATTAAAGCTTCGCCGATCGCGGCGGGCGGGGTGCTCTGGTGTTGGGCCGATGCGGCGATTGCCCGCACAGACCGCAACGGCATGCTGGATACTGACGGCAATCATTCGGCGGACGGTATCGTTGGGCCGAACGGAGAGAAGGAGGCCAGCTATTATTCCATCCGTGAAATCTGGTCGCCGATACAGATTGCCATGAAAACGCTTCCGGATAATTTCAGCGGAAAAATTCCGCTGGAAAACCAGTTCTATGAAACCCGCCTGGATGCCTGTTCGTTTGAGTGGAAGCTCGTGAACCATACCGGACCGTTTGAAACAGCGAAAAGCAGCGTGCAGGCCGAAGGACGGGTGAAAGGACCTAAAATAAAACCCGGAAAAACGGGGGAGCTGAAACTGCGGTTTCCGGATAATTGGCAAAATGCTACGGCACTTGAATTGCGTGCATTCAGTTCCGACGGGCGGGAAATTATGCAGTGGGCCTGGCCCATTCGTTCTCCGGAAATTAAAGGCGCCGAAGCTGTCGTGCGACAGGCCGAAGACAACTTGTTCGAAATCAAAGCCGGAAAAACCACCTGGAAGTTTTCACCTGAAACCGGGCAATTACTGAACTGCAGTGCTGAAGGATTCGGCCGGGGCCCCGTACTTTATGCGGGCACACTGGACGGTGCTTTGGAATTTTCCCGTATCTGGAAAACCTCGGTTGTGAAAAAGGGCAATTCCGTAGTCGTCAGATCGATCTGCGAAGATGCGTCATTCAGCTGGACGGTTCAGCCGGATGGTTCGGCGGTGCTGGATTATGATTTTTCGGCTCCGACCAATGAGCTGGTGTATGCCGCAATCGGGTTTGATCTGGAAGAAACCGCGGTGGCTTCCAAGCGGTGGCTGGGGCAGGGTCCGGACCGTATCTGGGGCAACCGGCTGCGCGGTCCGCAGTTCGGGCTGTGGGACAATGAATACAACGATCATATCGTCGGTGTGAACTGGGGCGAAACGCCCTTTAAAGGCATTTTCGGCAACGTCGACTGGATGCAGCTGAATCTGAAATCCGGGAAATCACTGCTGGTGGATACGGATTATGCGGCGGTCGGAGTGCTGCGCCCGGCCAATGCGGAGGGTGAGCGGGATAAACACGGGCCGACCAGTCCGGTGCATGCCTGGTGGCACTATCCGGAAACCGGCGGTCTGTATCTGTTCCATAAACTTCCGGGGACCGGAACCAAATTCGCGAATGCGTGGGAGCTGGGACCTCAGGGTTGTCCGGAACTGCTCAAAAGATCTATTGCTGGTAAGGTGAGCTTTATGGTTAGGTAA